The Paenibacillus yonginensis genome segment TGCCGTCAGATTCATCAAAGCCGATCAGATAGTCCGATCAGGCCCGATTAACCCATTTAACCCAATGACCCCAATCAGCCCAGTGCCCCGTCAAACCGCCTTCTCAATCTGCGCGTCCTGCTGCCCCGCGAAATGCCGGATAATTGCGTAAGCAGCCAGCTTTCCCTGCTCCGCTGCCGATACTACCATCGCTTCGCCTTGTCCTGAGCCGAATATGATATCACCGGCCGCATAAATCTGCGGATCGGACGTTTGACGGCTTGATTCGTGAATCTTAACGATGCCGCGGTTGTGCTCAATGCCAAGCTGGTCAATCAATCCGGTCTGCCGCTCTTGACCGATGGCCGTGACCACGGCGTCAACCGGCAAAATAAACTCCGATCCCTCCACCGGAACCGGAATAGGTCTGCCGTCTCGGCCTTTCTCCGCCCCCAAAGCCATCCGTACGCATTCCAGGCCGGCCACCTGGCCCTCCGGACCAGCAATGATCCGCTTGGGCAGGGTCAGCCAGCTGAATTCGACACCTTCCTGCTTCGCGAATTCATATTCAAAGTCATAGGCTGTCATCTCTTCCCGCGTACGCCGGTAGACCATTTTGACCTGTTCGGCGCCAAGCCGCGCGGAACAGGTCGCCGCATCAATGGCCGTATTGCCGGCCCCTATCACGGCTACTGCCTTGCCGAGCAAATCCGGCACGCCCTCTCCCGTCTTGGTCGCCTCCACCAGCCGGATCGCATCATAGACGCCTTCCAGCTCCTCGCCTTCAATCCCCAGCTTCGGCACATACCCCATACCTGCCGCAAGCACAATCGCGTCGAAATTCTGCTTCAGCTCTGCTGCGGAAAGATCGCGTCCCACCTTTACCCCGGTATGAATCTTGACGCCCAGCTTCTCGATCTGCTCAACCTCCCAAAGAGAAACCGACTGAGGCAGTCGGAAGGAGACAATGCCGTAGGTATCCAGGCCGCCTGCTTTCTCCCTGGCCTCGAAAATTTCGACCGCCAAGCCGGAGCGGGCCAGCTCTCTCGCTGCCGATAATCCGGCCGGGCCGCCGCCGATGACCGCAACCTTGTTCCCGCTAGGAGCTCCGGCTTGAAAGAGCTGTTCGCCCTGCTCGCGGGCCCAGTCTGTGGCATATCGCTGCAGCAGTCCTATCCGGATCGGCTCCGAAGCCCGGTTCAGCACGCAGGCCCCTTCGCATAATTCCTCTGTCGGGCAGACCCGGGCGCAGCTTGCGCCAACAGGATTAGCTTCCATAATCGCGGTTGCCGCCCCCTTCAGGTTGCCTGTAGCGATCCTTTTTATAAACGAAGGAATATTAATGCTGGTCGGACAAGCTTTGATGCAGGGAGCATCATAGCAGTACAGGCACCGGTTGGATTCCTCCATCGCGCCGTGCGGCGTCAATCCCGGTTCGAATTCGGCGAACCTTCCGGCTATCGCTTCAGGCAGCCCAGTCTCCAAGAACACACGATTTTCCATAACTTGTCCCCCCGGAATGTCGATTCAACAACCCTTACTAAATGTTATGTTTATTGCCATGAAAAATAACTTTTTATTGTTTCCGCCCGATCAACCGCTATACAACGCCCATTCTTGTAGTAAAATAAAACATCATCATCTTAATCATGTTTGTATTTTGGCCTTCACTCCCCAACGAAGTCACCTATCCTCACATCACCTTATCCAAATCATAGTCAAATCGCATTTTCGTTACATTAGACACAATGTCAAATTTCAGGAATTGTTTTTTTACGGTCTGCAGGTCGCTGCCGCCTGAACAAAAACAAGATCAGAAGTGCGAAAGGGGAAACGGAAATGGACGATCAACGGGCAATGAATGGATGGACAACAGCAGCAACAACAGGTTCTGAAGGTCACGAATTGGAATTTACAGTGCTTGACGCCTTAACGCGCCCCCTGTTTGCCGGCGCCGAGGTGGCTGCAGGAGCCGGAGGGCTAAACAGGCCTATCCGCTGGGTGCACGTGCTGGAAAGCGCCGACTTTGAAAGCCTCATTCATGGTGAAGAAATGATCCTGACAACCGGCGTCGGGTTCACCGCAAACGGCATGTCCCCGGTAGCTTTCCTGGAGCAGCTGATCCGCAAAAACGCCGCCTGTCTGTGCCTGGAGATCGGCCATTATTTTCAGGCGGCGCCCGAAGAGATGGTGCGGCTGGCCGAAGCGCATCATTTCCCGCTGATCCTGTTCCCGCACACCGTCCGGTTTGTGGATATTACGCTGGATCTGCATTCCCTTATCATCAACCGCCATCACCTTATGCTCCAGGAGCTGGAGGGCACCTCGCGGGAATTTTACCGGCTCAGCCTTACCTCTCAGGGCACCTCCAAAATCCTTCAGCTCCTTCAGCAAAGCACACAAACGGAGCTCGTTTATTATCCGCTGCAGGGCAAACCCGTGCTGCTGCCAGCTCTCCCTCAAGAGGAGCAGGAGCTTTATCTGACTTATATGGGCGGGCTTGCGGAGGAACACGAACCGGCAGCCCGGAGCGGGGAACCCGTGCAGGTCATCCGCGAGTTTCCCGGCCGCAAAGCCGTGATCAAGCCGGTAGGCGCTCTGGATCAGACATGGGCTTACCTGATGATGTTGTCCCCCGGCCGGCCGCGGGAATACGACTGCCTGCTGCTCGATTCCGCGTCCCTCTCCATCGCCCAGGAGCTGCTTAGAACCCGGTATATGGAGGAGCGGAAATGTTTTTCGGAAAATGGATGGGTCGATGACCTGCTTGCCGGGCGCGTGCAGGGTGAGAATCAGATGAAAGCCCTGGTCGGCCCCGACTTCCAGCATCTTAACGAAACGCCCTACCGGGTCTGCACGCTGGAGCTGCGCAGCCGGTTCCAGGACAAATGGAACGCAGCCGAAACGGAATGGGAAACGGCCAGGTTCCATCTTCCGCTGCTGCTGCGCTCCTTGTTTGAGAAATACGCCTTCCAGCCGCTCATGACGATGAAGAACAACCGGATTGCGATTCTTGCTTTTGATCTGAAAGCCAAACTCCCCTCCAAACACCGGCTGCAGCAGGCGTTAAACAGCCTGCTTCACACGGCTGCCGGAGATAAACTGAAGGAATATACCCTTGTCATCGGCGTCAGCAAACCCCAAACGGGCCTCCGCAACGCGATGGCCGCCTCCCGGGAGGCCCGTCAGGCTCTGGAGCTGCACCCCTGCAGCCAGAAGTCCGTGCTCTTCTATGAAGATCTCGGCGTGTTCCAGCTGCTCATGAGCCTGAACGATGGAAGCACGCTGCAGACCTTTATCCGCAGCTATCTGGGGCCGCTGATCGACCATGACGAAAGCAAGGGCAGCGAGCTGCTGCTTACGCTGCGCGTATTCCTCGATCACGACGGCTCCAAACAAATTGCCGCACGCAAGCTGTTTATCGTCCGCCAGTCCCTGTATTACCGCCTGGAGAAAATCACCGAGCTCTTAGGCGAAGATTTCATGGAACCGGAGAACCGGATTTCCATCCAGGTTGCCTTAAGGGCCTATCAATTCCTGCATCCCGAAAAATTTACGATCCCGCAAACTCGTTCATCACAGCTTTAAGCACTTTGATCAGGAAATCAAGGTCATCATCCGTTGAAGCCAGCGGCGGCGCCAGGGTCAGCACATTGTTGAAGCCCGCAACGGTGTCGCCGTTTTTGCCGATGATCAGTCCCTGCTGCTTGCATGCCCCGATAATGGCTTTGACGGTATCCAGCGGCGCAGGCTGCCGGGTCGTTTTGTCGGTGACCAGCTCAATGCCTGTAATCAGCCCGAAATGGCGGATGTCTCCGACCAGCGGATGCTCCAGCAGCTCCGACAGCTCTTCGTACAGCCTTTCTCCGAGCACGGCCGCCCGCGCGACCAGCCCTTCCTCCTCCATCAGCTCCAGGTTGCGCAGCGCCAGCGCGCAGGCTGCCGGATTGCCGCCAAAGGTGTTGACATGCCGGAAGTGGCTGTATTCGTCCGTGCTGTCCTTGAACGCCTCATAAATATCCTTGCGGACGGCTGTGGCTGACAGCGGCAGGTAAGCGCTCGTCAAACCTTTGGCCATCGTTACGATGTCCGGCTTGAGCCCGAAATTCTGATGCCCGAACTTTCGGCCCGAACGTCCAAAACCGCAGATGACCTCGTCCATGATAAGCAGCACACCGTATTTCGAGCATATTTCCTGAACCCGGTCCAAATAAATCTGCTCCGGCACGATCACCCCGCCGCCGGTAATCACCGGCTCCATGATCACCGCAGCCACGGTCTCGGCTCCTTCCCAGATCACCATATCTTCGATCGCTTGGGCACACTGCAGATTGAACTGCTCCAGCGTCTGCCCCGGCGGGCGGCGGTAGCCGTCAGGCGGACTGACGTGCAGGAAGCTGCCTGACAGCGGCTCGTATTTGTATTTACGCTGCGCCTGTCCGGTGGCGGACAAAGATCCCATCGAGCTGCCGTGGTACCCGCGGTACCGGGCAATCGTCTTGTGCCGGAAGGGCTGGCCGGTCTGCTGATGATACTGCCTGGCGATTTTGAATGCCGCTTCGTTCGCTTCCGAGCCGCTGTTCGAGAAGAAGATGACATAGTCGCCTTCCAGCCACTCGTTCAGCTTCTCGGCCAGCTTGATGGCCGGCATATGGCTTTGCGTCAGCGGAAAATAAGGCAGTTCCAGCATCTGGCGGTAAGCCGCTTCAGCCAGCTCCTTGCGTCCGTATCCAACGTTGACGCACCAAAGCCCCGACATGCCGTCCAGATACCGGTTGCCGTCCAGATCGGTAATCCAGGAGCCGCTCCCGCTCGCCGCAATCATCGGCGGGTTCTGCTCGCTGTACGGCGTAATGTTGTGCCACAAATAGCGGCGGTCTTTCAGAATGGCTTCTTCCGTGCCGCCGGTGGTCCCCAGATTCAGCATAAATATCCTTCCCTTCCTTGGGTTCGGCCTAATAACGGGCCGTGATCATTTTCTTGCGGGTGTAGAACTCGACACCATCCCGGCCATTGGCATGCAGATCTCCGTAGAAGGATTTCTTGTACCCCGAGAATGGGAAAAAAGCCATCGGCGCCGGCACGCCCAGATTAACGCCCAGCATTCCCGCATCAATCTCCTCGCGGAACTGGCGGATCGCCTTTGCGCTGTCGGTATAAATGCAGGCTCCATTGGCAAAGTCGGACTCATTGGCGATGCCGATCGCTTCCTCGAGACTGCCCACCCGGATGATAGACAGCACGGGAGCAAAAATTTCGTCCCGCCAGATCGACATCTCCGTCGTAACCCCGTCAAACAGCGTAGGGCCTACGAAATAGCCCGGCGATCCGCTGGCCGCCGCCGCATCCAGCCGGCCGTCCCGGACCAGCCGGGCATGCTCCCGCTCGCCGGCCTCGATATAGGCGGCGGTCCGGTCTTTGTGGCTCTGCCGGATGACCGGGCCGAGGAAGACATCCGGCTCCCGCCCGTCGCCGATCTTGAGGCGGTCCGCGGCAGCCAGCAGCCTGCTCACCAGCTCGTCGGCCACGTCCTCATGGACGACGACCACCGAGCAGGCCATGCAGCGTTCGCCCGCCGAGCCGAAGGCGGCGGACGTAATGTTGCGGGCGGCATGAT includes the following:
- a CDS encoding aspartate aminotransferase family protein, with the translated sequence MLNLGTTGGTEEAILKDRRYLWHNITPYSEQNPPMIAASGSGSWITDLDGNRYLDGMSGLWCVNVGYGRKELAEAAYRQMLELPYFPLTQSHMPAIKLAEKLNEWLEGDYVIFFSNSGSEANEAAFKIARQYHQQTGQPFRHKTIARYRGYHGSSMGSLSATGQAQRKYKYEPLSGSFLHVSPPDGYRRPPGQTLEQFNLQCAQAIEDMVIWEGAETVAAVIMEPVITGGGVIVPEQIYLDRVQEICSKYGVLLIMDEVICGFGRSGRKFGHQNFGLKPDIVTMAKGLTSAYLPLSATAVRKDIYEAFKDSTDEYSHFRHVNTFGGNPAACALALRNLELMEEEGLVARAAVLGERLYEELSELLEHPLVGDIRHFGLITGIELVTDKTTRQPAPLDTVKAIIGACKQQGLIIGKNGDTVAGFNNVLTLAPPLASTDDDLDFLIKVLKAVMNEFAGS
- a CDS encoding NAD(P)-dependent oxidoreductase; its protein translation is MENRVFLETGLPEAIAGRFAEFEPGLTPHGAMEESNRCLYCYDAPCIKACPTSINIPSFIKRIATGNLKGAATAIMEANPVGASCARVCPTEELCEGACVLNRASEPIRIGLLQRYATDWAREQGEQLFQAGAPSGNKVAVIGGGPAGLSAARELARSGLAVEIFEAREKAGGLDTYGIVSFRLPQSVSLWEVEQIEKLGVKIHTGVKVGRDLSAAELKQNFDAIVLAAGMGYVPKLGIEGEELEGVYDAIRLVEATKTGEGVPDLLGKAVAVIGAGNTAIDAATCSARLGAEQVKMVYRRTREEMTAYDFEYEFAKQEGVEFSWLTLPKRIIAGPEGQVAGLECVRMALGAEKGRDGRPIPVPVEGSEFILPVDAVVTAIGQERQTGLIDQLGIEHNRGIVKIHESSRQTSDPQIYAAGDIIFGSGQGEAMVVSAAEQGKLAAYAIIRHFAGQQDAQIEKAV
- a CDS encoding PucR family transcriptional regulator; translation: MDDQRAMNGWTTAATTGSEGHELEFTVLDALTRPLFAGAEVAAGAGGLNRPIRWVHVLESADFESLIHGEEMILTTGVGFTANGMSPVAFLEQLIRKNAACLCLEIGHYFQAAPEEMVRLAEAHHFPLILFPHTVRFVDITLDLHSLIINRHHLMLQELEGTSREFYRLSLTSQGTSKILQLLQQSTQTELVYYPLQGKPVLLPALPQEEQELYLTYMGGLAEEHEPAARSGEPVQVIREFPGRKAVIKPVGALDQTWAYLMMLSPGRPREYDCLLLDSASLSIAQELLRTRYMEERKCFSENGWVDDLLAGRVQGENQMKALVGPDFQHLNETPYRVCTLELRSRFQDKWNAAETEWETARFHLPLLLRSLFEKYAFQPLMTMKNNRIAILAFDLKAKLPSKHRLQQALNSLLHTAAGDKLKEYTLVIGVSKPQTGLRNAMAASREARQALELHPCSQKSVLFYEDLGVFQLLMSLNDGSTLQTFIRSYLGPLIDHDESKGSELLLTLRVFLDHDGSKQIAARKLFIVRQSLYYRLEKITELLGEDFMEPENRISIQVALRAYQFLHPEKFTIPQTRSSQL